The genome window GGAGGAGAAAAAGCGTTCACATTATCCGAAATATAAGGTGAACACCTATTGTCCGCAAGCCTTCACTACAACTTTGGAGGAGGCAGAGAGACTGATGCACCAGGATGTCCTTTACCGCAAGAAGATGAAGGAGGAAGACGACTATCCGCTGGATACCTTCTGCTATTATATCTCGGAGATTCCGCTGGGACTGTTGCACTACGACCGCGAATGTCTTTCGGAAAGGATGTATGATGGGGAAGGAAAACTGATCGACCAGTCTTACTGCTGTTCGCGTTTCAGCATTTACTATCCCGGAGTCTGCGATTTGCCTGCATACGACCGTCATCCTGACGAGACCTTCCGAGGCAGAAACGCAGAACAGATCAGATTCAAGAAGGGTGACATCGTGGAAGTATATCGTGGCGATGAGGTAAAACTTGCCATCGTTGTCGGAACTCCGCTTACCACCGAATGGATCTGGGAGAGAAACCAGGCTGCCAAGGATAAAAGGGGATTGGATGAACTGCCATACGATGAAACGGATGACAGCTATACCGTGATAGATGGTCCCGGCTACGAATACCACGACCACGTTCCGTCGCTGCATGTCTTCGCCCCTCACTATCATGTGCCGCTCTATCTTCAGAGACGATTCAAGGGTTATCTGGAAAAGGCTGAGAAAAAGCAGAAAGAAGAGGAGGAGAAAGACAGGATCTTCCGCCAAGCTCACGATTGCAGTTTCAGCAACAAGGAACAGATTGAGAAGTCAGAAAAATGCGGCTGCTTCAGCTGCTGCGAAATCTTCACGCCATCCGAAATCACAGATTACTTCCCTGATGAGCCGCCTACAGCCGAATGTCCCTTCTGCCATATCGACTCCGTAATAGGTGATGCCTCCGGCTTCCCTATCACCAAGGATTTCTTGAAGAAAATGAAGAAGAGATGGTTCTAGGCAAAACAAGAAAAATCGCCCTAACTACCTGTTTTTATACAGTTAGAGGGGTGCTATTAATAAAAAAGAAGCAGGATGGAAGACTGGTCCACCCTGCTATTTTTATTAGAATACCTTTACAAAACGGTCGATATCGATAGAAAGACCTACTGAGAAGGTGCGACCGGTGGTCATCGCCGAACTCCAATAATAGTTCTTTGGCGTATAACCGAAAAGATTATCTACCGTGAAATTCAGATTGACGGCATCCAGAAATCGCTGCTGAAGCGTGAACTTCCACAACTGATAACTGCTGTCATGCTTCTTGATGTTCGTATCAGGAGCAGACAGGTATCTGCCTGACAAAGCGGCATTGATGCGATAGAACGAACAGAGCTGACGATCGTAGTCGAGACGCCAGGTTGCAGAATGCGGACGAGGCTGGGAGAACTGGGAATCTACACTTCTGCCACCCACATGGAGATAACTGTAGTCGAGTTTCACACCGAGTCCCATATCCGAACGGTACTGGGCACTGAAGTCGATGCCGCTCACCTCTACTCCATCCTCGTTGCAATAACGCGAAGCCACATCCGGCTGACCGGTTCCCGGGATATAATCGGCATAATCCTCGGTAGTGATGCGCTTATCATACTTATTATAATAGCCCATCAGGGTAAGACTATACTGACCGGTAAAGAAGCCAGCATTCTTCACCCTTCCGGTATGCTCCAGCGCCAGGTTGTAGTTGTCGCTCTTCTCCGGCTTCAGATCCGGATTACCGTAAATCATCTGCATACCTGCCATATCAAAGTTCATATACATCTCCTTGAGCGTTGGGGCACGGAATCCGCCGGCATAGTTGGCACGGATGGAGAACCCCTTCCACTTGGTCATCAGAGCCAGACGACCGGTAGTAGCATGCTGGCTGGATGCAGAGAAGTAATCATGACGAAGACTTGCCACGATGTTCAACCACTGCAAAGGATTGTAATCGAACTGGGCGAAGGCATCACATGAATTCTGATTCTTTGATTCATTATCCTCAAACTGATAGGTGGTAAGATAATCGTTCAGGAAATCTGCACCTACCGTCAATGTATTCTTGCCGAAGATATGGGAATAGAGGGCACGGACGGTGTTCTGACGGTTGGTATAATCGTGGTCGTGAGTACGCTCATCATTCACATATCGAGCCTTGTCATACTGGTCGAAGCCGTAAGAAATCTCCAGATTATCATTCCCCGAAAGATTCATCACGGTCTTCAGTCCGGCAGAATAATCCATGTAATGATCATCATAGTTGCTGCGCTTGCTGATACGATTGAAATAACCGCCACGACCTATCAGTTTTACCTTATCAGAGAGCTTGTAGGTAAGACGCTCCTTCACATTGAAGGTCTCTCCACCATAGATATGGAGGATGTTGGATTCTGTATCGAAAGGACTGGTGAGCTGAACCTCATCCGATGTGGTGCGCTGGATGCTGGTCTGCGAATTCCATTTTCCGGCATTGAAGCTGAAGCTTCCACCGTGGCGCCACTCCTTGTTGAAGTCGTTGTAGCGGGTATTGACATTGGCAGTCCAAGGTTCGCTGTTTTCACGGGAGATGATGTTGACAACTCCGGCTACGGCATTGGCACCATAGAGCGCCGAAGCAGCACCCTTTACTATCTCGATACGTCCTACATTATCCAAGTTCAGACGACTATAATCTACATTATCCATGGTTTCACCAGCCAATCGCTCGCCATCTACGAGGAAGAGCACGGCGTTTCCACCGAAACCATTCATATTGAGAGAAGTCTCCTGATTCATGGCATAGCCGAATTCCAGACCCGGCATCTGCTCGGTGAGGAGGTCCTGGATATTGGTAGCATCTGCAATCTTGATATCATTGGCGGTAATCAGACGGGTTACCACAGGAGCATCCTTCAAAGCCTTCGGAGTTCGGGTTGCGGTAACTACCACCTGATCGAGGGCTGTAGCATCCGGTTGAAGGCGAAGCACATGCTGCTCACCTTTTCTCTCATCCGCTTTCAGTACGAAGGTCTGAGTCTGATAGCCCACAAAGCTCACCTTCACTCTCACCGCTCCATCCTTGCTGTAAGGAATGCGGAAATATCCGTCTTCATCAGTTGTTACCCCACTCTTTGCATGCAAAATCTGGACGGTAGCACCCGCCAGAGGTGCGCCCGAATCATCGAGCACCCTACCCACGACATCGCCCTGGGTTTCGGCTTTCAGATTCAGGCACAATCCGCAAAGGATCAGGAATAGTGCGAATATCTTTTGTTTCATCGACAATTACTTCTTTGTTGCATTTGAAGAACAGTTCATGATAAAAGGCATTTTACCATACTGTAAAACAAAAGTAATCTGCATTTTACCATCTTTTATAGTTGCTTTTATAGCAGTTTTAGAAAGACCTTTGCCATTTTCCAATGTTTGATCAAAACTGGTTTCAGGAATAGAATAAGTACCATTTGACTCTGTTACAGCAAGATTCTTCACTGTAATTGAAGGTAAAGCCATAGGTGCAGATCCAAATGCAGGAAGGATGATATTTACATGACTATCATCAACTTTTTCCAACTTAAAAGTTGCATTCTCCAATGGGTCCATATCACCCTGACCTGCCAAAGCAATAGACATTGTTTCACCAACGTAAGTACCAACAACCTGTTCTGCTGTTGCTGAAGAGCCAGCACCATTATTGTCATCATCATCACTGCTGCAAGAGCTGAATGCTACACACATAGAAACCAAAGCCAACATCATGGCCATCATTGTCTTAAACTTTTTCATTTTTCTTTATTTTTCTTTTAGTTACAATAATATTTTCTGTTTGAGGGGATTTGCAATCCCCGATTATTTATCTTCCGGAACATAGATGATTTCGCCATTCTCCAGCTGGTAAGCAATGCCTACCTTCTTTCCCTTGTTGCCCGACTTCTTACTCTGGTCTTCAGAAGGAGTATAGCGATTTATCTTCTGTCCATCCTTGGTAATGATTTCCATATTCTCCTTGCCAGGGTTCTTCACCATCGTGAAGTTATCCTTGCTGAACATTTCCGTCATATTATAGCGCGAAACGAGTGCCACCATCAGGGCAAGGGCAAACACCATCGCCACATCGAAGAGGTTGCTCACTACGCTCATGGGATCATCATCCTCGCCATCATGCGAGAGACGACTTCTACGTCTTTGTCTCATAAATTATTACTATTGAATTCTTCACTCTTCGTTATTCACTCTTCACTTACAAGGTCTGCCATAAACTCGAGGTTGCTCATATCCTCGGTGTACCAGCGGTTCTTGGTCTGCTTGGTTACGAAACCGATGGCTGCAGAGAACAATCCCACTACGGTGGTAGCGAAAGCCACCTGCATATTGTAAGCCATCGAAGCAATATCACCGGTAGAAAGACCTACCAGGGCAGGACCCATCGGAATCAAGGTACCCATCAAACCGAGCATCGGACCCATCTTCAGGAGTGTAGAAGGAAGAGAAAGATCCTTCTCAACAAACTGGGCATACTGGTCGAGGATGCGGTTTACCTGCGCCTTGCTCTGACGGTTGTCCACGAGTTTCTTCATATAGGAAACGATGACAGCCTGCTTGTTCTTTGGCAAGCGATCGCCCAGGGTATCGATGTTATCGAGCGTCAGAGTGTTCATCTGTTCACGAATCTCCGCCCCCGATTTGCGCTTTACAAGATACTGTCCGAAGAAACCTCCGAGGAGCAGCAAGGCTCTGAGGAAGAAGAAAATCAACAAAATAATCACAGGAACCAGCATGCCTGTGGAAATCCAAAACAATACGTCTGATATGTAATTCATCTTTTTTATAATGTTAAATGTTGAATGTTGAATGTTAAGTTGGGGCTTGCGCCTTTACAGTTTCTGTGATAAGCGCTGCATCTTGATGCGATAGCAGCCCCATCCTATCGCCATTCCTACGATGACGATGGCGATGACGCCGAGAAGCGAGAGGGCATCAAAACTGTTGAATCCTGCCACCGCAGTCCTGCCATTCACCGTACCGATGATGCCCATCAATCCGAGCAGCACCTCTACCAGGAAAAGCAGTTCCAAGCGGATTGGTCGCTCCGGCAAGAGCCATCTCAAACCGTAGGTGAATACCGGAGTCAAGACCAGCAGCACTACGGCAAGCACCCATGCCACTACCTGGAACGATACGCCAGGAAGCAGAAAGATGGTCATCACCAGAACGCTGAACAGCACTGGGAAAACCAGCAAACCCGGGAAATACTTCAGGAAGATGAAGAACACCCATTTGCGGCGACTCACATGTTCCGAAGTCTTCAGATCTACGTGGTGCACACAGAAAAGCATCGTGAGTGCCACGTCGATACTCAGCAGCACCGCCATATCGAGCATCAGCTTCTGGTCGGCTATCCAAGCCACAATCTGCGTCTTCGACTGCTCGATGGCAAGTGGCCAGGTCATTCCCACGAAGAAGGCTACGAGCACCGAGATGATCATAATCTCCTTCACTCCGTGGAAGGTCTGCTTCAGCACAAAACTGAAGCAAACCAATATCATCATTACTAAAACTAATGTCTCCACTTTTTTTAAAATGTTGAATGTTAAATGTTGAATGTTGAATTATTCTTCACTCATCATTTTGCGACGACGTCGCAAATATACGGCGAGCACAACGAAAGCTACGATGACGATGACACCTACTACGATGCCGCTCACCACAGTGGTGGTCTTCTGAGCATCCTCATTCAGCGTCTCCTTCTTCATCACCATACCCTTGTCGCTGCTGTTCTTCGCAGCCTCAGCATCGCGGATCTGCTCTACATTCTGCTGATATTCCTTGGCAGAAGCAGCATCGGTCTTGCTGGCTATATAGTTGCGCAGCTTGGCATTGTCGCAGACGAAACCGGAGCATGAAGGCTTATACTTGTTCACGGTCTCGGTATGAAGCTTGGCGATGTCCTTGAGCTGCTGAGGAGTAGCCTTCCACATTCCCTTGCGGGCACTCTCCATCATCACGGCGGTCATCTCCATCAGCGCTGCCGGATTCTGCTTGTCGAAGAACTCCTTGGTGCCGAGATTGTACTTGTCCTTGACATATACATTATAGATCTCGTCCCACATCTCCTTGTCGATTGCCTTTGGCTTCATCACATTCCAACCATAGGTATTGGTTACGATTTCGGCGAATGTGCTGGCACTGCTGGCTCCACCCTTCATCTTCTCCTTGATATAGGCAGGGTTGAAGATGGTGGTTCTGCCCTCGATGCCGATAGCCTCCTTCACCTCCTGCATTCTCATATTGCTATGGTTGCGATAGTCGGCGAGATAAGCATCCGGATCTTTACCGGTTACGTTGCGGACTGCGAGGTTCATACCTCCCATGAATTCATATACGTGGTCAAGACTCAAAGCACCCCAGGTGTTGCTCTGTCGTGGCTGAATCACCACATCAGTACGGGTCAGCGCTGCCTCGAAAGCAGCCTTGCGAACGGTTTCCCAGTTCTTCTCATCACCGTAGTAGGCACCCATATTGTTCATATAGACCTCGGCAATCTGACTCTCCTTATCCCAGCGGTCGCCTGCGGTTACCATCTCCTGGATACCGGTACCATAGTTGCCGTTTACGCCACCAAAGACACGATACATACTAACCTCGCGGGCCTCCTTTGGCGACATACCCTTCTCTACGAGCACTCTTTCGGATTCGGTAACACCGGCTTTCACCAGGTTGTCGTACTTGTCACCCTTGGCATTTGCCGCCATCTCTATCGCCTTGTTGATGAGGAAGAGACGGGATGCAGCCAGGTCGCGGAGCTGACCGGAAGTCTGAACCACGACATCGATGCGAGGACGGCCCAACTGCTTGGATGGGATGAGACGCAGATCGGTAACACGACCGAAGGCATCTCTTACCGGTTCTACACCGAGCATATAGAGAATCTGAGCGATGGTAGCACCCTCTGTTTCGATAAACTCACTACTCCAGAGCGTGTAGCTTACCTTACGAGGATATTCACCCTTATGTCGCTCACAATACATCTTGATGGTATTGTCGCAAAGTTCCTTCGCCTTCTCCCAGGCATCCTCCGAAGGTGTATTCTCCACATTGATGGAGAAGAGGTTTCTACCGGTAGGCAGGGTGTTCGGATTCACAATCAGATCACCACCAGGAGATGGAGCGGTAAAGCCGCCATTCAGGGCATTCATCAGAGAAGACATCTCGTTGAACGGACTCTGACGGAGCGCCTCCGAATACTTGCCCACATTCTGCAAGGCATGCTCTACGGTAGTAATCGCCTGAGCCAGATGAATCTGCTGACGGGTATATTTAGGTGCTTTCGACATCATCATACCCTTATCTTTAGAAGATTTCTGAGGTGCTTTGCCCTTGCCGGCTTTCGCCATCTTCGCCTTCTTCTGATCCTCCTGATACCATTTCTGTCCCTTCTTGATGGCTTCCATCATCTTGTCAGGGAAGTGACCGGTCTGCTCCATCTTCTCAAAAGCCTCACGACTCATCTGCGGAATCTTCTTCTTATGAGAAACCTTGGCAGCACGGAGCTCGCTTACCGTACGGTGGTCCACCTTCTTCGGCTTCGCCTCCTTCGCTCCACCCATCTGGTCTGCCATCTGCATCATCATCTGGATAGGATCTGGAGCAGCCTGCATCGCCTCTACCTTACGGGCCATCTGGAGTTCGGCAGGAGTGATTCCTACATAACGGCAGATGTATTCATCAGAAACCGAGGCTGAACCCAGAAGCTGGGTCACGGTATTGCGTGCCTTGCTCAGATAGAGACGGTCGAAAAGCTGCTTGTGCTTCTCCACACCCTCCTGAGCACGACCTTTCAGTTTATCTACTGCCAGCATTCCGTAGGCAATAGGATCTGTAGCCATCGCATAGACACTGGTGCGGACATCATCATTATCGTATGGCACACCCAGAGTATAGAGCTTGCCGGTAATCTTCTCATTAGCCAACTCTTCTGCATAGTTCTCTACTCTCGCAATTTCATCTGCAGAATAAGGCTTGTTCATCTGCTTGGCATCGAGCCCCAGTTCACGGGCGATTCCCATCTTCACGGTCAGCGCCTTCACCTTGAGCGACTGTTCGGCAGATGCCTTCTTCTCGTATGACTGGATGGCATCGCTCAACTGCTTGTAGGTCTGTCGCAACTCGCTCTCCTTGAAAGGAGGAGTGAGATAGCTCTGGGTCTGGGCATAGGTACGGCGCTTGGCAATCATCGCCTCTCCCACATTGCCGATGGTATATATATAAAGATGTGGAACCACACCAATCAATCGGTCACTCCAGTCGTCGCTGCCGAGTGCCACCTGCTTTCTCGGAGTATATTCCAGCGAGCCGTGGGTTCCGAAATGGATGAGTGCATCGGCACTGAAACCATAACGTGCCCAGAGATAAGAGGCAACATAGGTGTAAGGAGGTGCCTGGTCGGTGCCATGCACAATCTTGAAGGAGTCGCCTCCCACACCTGCCATCACCTGTGGAAGCAGAGCCACATTACCGAACTGCAGTCTTGCCACAGCCAACTTACCGTCATCGGTAGCCATATATTTGCCTGGGAAGGAACCATAGAGCTGGTTCATCTCCTTGATCATCTTCTTAGACAAAGCCTTCTGGGTCCATCCGGCAAACTGCTGGGCAGTAACCAGGGCTGGATGTCCAGACTTCAGGAACTGGGTATAAGCACCCTCGGCATAGGTTCCGAAGACGGCACCCTGAGCCTGGATCATCTTTGCCAGTTCCTGAGGATTGGCTGGCAACTTGCCTACATTGTATCCCTCATTCTTCAAGCGAACCAGGAGATTGTAGAGCGATGGAACCACTTCCATTCCCGAAGCGGTAAGTGCATTCTGACCGGGTCCCTTGAAGTAGAAGATGGCGATGCGCTTGTTGCTGTTCTTCTTGTTCTTCAGATTCACATAGCCCTGCACGCTCTCTACGAAACTCTCCATTCTGTCAGGGATGCCGTAAACCTCCTGCAAGCCCTCCTTGTTGATGCGCTGTCCGAAAACCACGTATGGACAGATGGCACCATCAATCTCCGGAGTCACGATGCTCTGCGACATGAAACCGCCATTCATTCCCTGCTTGTCGTTCTCCCAATCGGTGGTCAAGCGGTTGATATTAAGAGGTGAGAACAGTGGAATATTCTTCTGCTTCAGAAACTCTACGAAGTAATCGCCCAGTCTGCCATGCGCCATATTTACTACGGCATTCGCCTGAATACTGTCGGCATGATGACCGGCGATAAAGCTCTGCAGCTGGTTGATGCGATACACCATGAATCCCTTCTTCTCGAAAGCCTTCTCCATATCAGGAGCCGCACCCATAAAACCGGTGAGCAAGATGGTAGGAGCACCTTCTTTATATAAACCGTTCTTTGCCAGGAATGCATTGTACTCGCGGATGCTGTTGAAACCCAGCTCATCGCCCTTTTCATCCTTCGGGTCGAAATGAGTCAGGAGATAGTCTGGTCGCTCATCCACACGTTCCGGCTCTGGAGCCATGAACTTCTTTCCGTCGATAAATTTACGGATGTAAGCGAGCATGCTATGATAATTCTTCTTGCTGCCGTTCTCGATGTACTGCATCAGATAATCGGCATCGAAGTTATCTACTGATACG of Segatella copri contains these proteins:
- a CDS encoding DUF2149 domain-containing protein — protein: MRQRRRSRLSHDGEDDDPMSVVSNLFDVAMVFALALMVALVSRYNMTEMFSKDNFTMVKNPGKENMEIITKDGQKINRYTPSEDQSKKSGNKGKKVGIAYQLENGEIIYVPEDK
- a CDS encoding MotA/TolQ/ExbB proton channel family protein, with product MNYISDVLFWISTGMLVPVIILLIFFFLRALLLLGGFFGQYLVKRKSGAEIREQMNTLTLDNIDTLGDRLPKNKQAVIVSYMKKLVDNRQSKAQVNRILDQYAQFVEKDLSLPSTLLKMGPMLGLMGTLIPMGPALVGLSTGDIASMAYNMQVAFATTVVGLFSAAIGFVTKQTKNRWYTEDMSNLEFMADLVSEE
- a CDS encoding TonB-dependent receptor; this encodes MKQKIFALFLILCGLCLNLKAETQGDVVGRVLDDSGAPLAGATVQILHAKSGVTTDEDGYFRIPYSKDGAVRVKVSFVGYQTQTFVLKADERKGEQHVLRLQPDATALDQVVVTATRTPKALKDAPVVTRLITANDIKIADATNIQDLLTEQMPGLEFGYAMNQETSLNMNGFGGNAVLFLVDGERLAGETMDNVDYSRLNLDNVGRIEIVKGAASALYGANAVAGVVNIISRENSEPWTANVNTRYNDFNKEWRHGGSFSFNAGKWNSQTSIQRTTSDEVQLTSPFDTESNILHIYGGETFNVKERLTYKLSDKVKLIGRGGYFNRISKRSNYDDHYMDYSAGLKTVMNLSGNDNLEISYGFDQYDKARYVNDERTHDHDYTNRQNTVRALYSHIFGKNTLTVGADFLNDYLTTYQFEDNESKNQNSCDAFAQFDYNPLQWLNIVASLRHDYFSASSQHATTGRLALMTKWKGFSIRANYAGGFRAPTLKEMYMNFDMAGMQMIYGNPDLKPEKSDNYNLALEHTGRVKNAGFFTGQYSLTLMGYYNKYDKRITTEDYADYIPGTGQPDVASRYCNEDGVEVSGIDFSAQYRSDMGLGVKLDYSYLHVGGRSVDSQFSQPRPHSATWRLDYDRQLCSFYRINAALSGRYLSAPDTNIKKHDSSYQLWKFTLQQRFLDAVNLNFTVDNLFGYTPKNYYWSSAMTTGRTFSVGLSIDIDRFVKVF
- a CDS encoding cobaltochelatase subunit CobN; translated protein: MKKKHIFLALLAVIVLGGLAKAYSAWVGTTRIAFLNYQAIALGQISHANDNAMIKLSEITTDDFDHLDDYDMIIVNGMGLRIDENQRKQLEEASYKVPTLTHAATNPANNIVSVDNFDADYLMQYIENGSKKNYHSMLAYIRKFIDGKKFMAPEPERVDERPDYLLTHFDPKDEKGDELGFNSIREYNAFLAKNGLYKEGAPTILLTGFMGAAPDMEKAFEKKGFMVYRINQLQSFIAGHHADSIQANAVVNMAHGRLGDYFVEFLKQKNIPLFSPLNINRLTTDWENDKQGMNGGFMSQSIVTPEIDGAICPYVVFGQRINKEGLQEVYGIPDRMESFVESVQGYVNLKNKKNSNKRIAIFYFKGPGQNALTASGMEVVPSLYNLLVRLKNEGYNVGKLPANPQELAKMIQAQGAVFGTYAEGAYTQFLKSGHPALVTAQQFAGWTQKALSKKMIKEMNQLYGSFPGKYMATDDGKLAVARLQFGNVALLPQVMAGVGGDSFKIVHGTDQAPPYTYVASYLWARYGFSADALIHFGTHGSLEYTPRKQVALGSDDWSDRLIGVVPHLYIYTIGNVGEAMIAKRRTYAQTQSYLTPPFKESELRQTYKQLSDAIQSYEKKASAEQSLKVKALTVKMGIARELGLDAKQMNKPYSADEIARVENYAEELANEKITGKLYTLGVPYDNDDVRTSVYAMATDPIAYGMLAVDKLKGRAQEGVEKHKQLFDRLYLSKARNTVTQLLGSASVSDEYICRYVGITPAELQMARKVEAMQAAPDPIQMMMQMADQMGGAKEAKPKKVDHRTVSELRAAKVSHKKKIPQMSREAFEKMEQTGHFPDKMMEAIKKGQKWYQEDQKKAKMAKAGKGKAPQKSSKDKGMMMSKAPKYTRQQIHLAQAITTVEHALQNVGKYSEALRQSPFNEMSSLMNALNGGFTAPSPGGDLIVNPNTLPTGRNLFSINVENTPSEDAWEKAKELCDNTIKMYCERHKGEYPRKVSYTLWSSEFIETEGATIAQILYMLGVEPVRDAFGRVTDLRLIPSKQLGRPRIDVVVQTSGQLRDLAASRLFLINKAIEMAANAKGDKYDNLVKAGVTESERVLVEKGMSPKEAREVSMYRVFGGVNGNYGTGIQEMVTAGDRWDKESQIAEVYMNNMGAYYGDEKNWETVRKAAFEAALTRTDVVIQPRQSNTWGALSLDHVYEFMGGMNLAVRNVTGKDPDAYLADYRNHSNMRMQEVKEAIGIEGRTTIFNPAYIKEKMKGGASSASTFAEIVTNTYGWNVMKPKAIDKEMWDEIYNVYVKDKYNLGTKEFFDKQNPAALMEMTAVMMESARKGMWKATPQQLKDIAKLHTETVNKYKPSCSGFVCDNAKLRNYIASKTDAASAKEYQQNVEQIRDAEAAKNSSDKGMVMKKETLNEDAQKTTTVVSGIVVGVIVIVAFVVLAVYLRRRRKMMSEE
- a CDS encoding calycin-like domain-containing protein; the protein is MKKFKTMMAMMLALVSMCVAFSSCSSDDDDNNGAGSSATAEQVVGTYVGETMSIALAGQGDMDPLENATFKLEKVDDSHVNIILPAFGSAPMALPSITVKNLAVTESNGTYSIPETSFDQTLENGKGLSKTAIKATIKDGKMQITFVLQYGKMPFIMNCSSNATKK